The Drosophila biarmipes strain raj3 chromosome 2L, RU_DBia_V1.1, whole genome shotgun sequence genome has a window encoding:
- the LOC108036147 gene encoding mitochondrial ribosome-associated GTPase 2 — protein MTTSDFKMLFSTGRYFLARISLDISRKAQPCGLIANYCQVATALRPKKAKSNRKEAQYFSDAKRIRAIGGKGGDGCVSFLQLWCNERAGPDGGDGGHGGHVVFQASNDVRNFNHVGSVLKAEEGESGSSKDCHGKNAKHTVIKVPIGTVIRNAQGLIVGDLGQADLMFVAARGGAGGKGNRFFTTDKETSPKVCEYGPSGEDLSYTLELRSMADVGLIGYPNAGKSTLLNALTRAKPKVAPYAFTTLRPHLGTVQYDDHVQLTIADLPGLVPDAHLNKGLGIQFLKHAERCTLLLFVLDASAPEPWTHYEQLMHELRQFGGRLASRPQLVVANKLDVEEGQGNFEELQRRLQNPVLGISAKMGHNLGQLLNSIRRGYDRHKNLAQDSS, from the exons ATGACCACTAGCGATTTCAAAATGTTGTTTTCTACCGGCAGATATTTTCTGGCGCGGATTTCCTTGGATATATCCAGGAAAGCTCAGCCATGCGGTCTCATAGCCAACTACTGCCAGGTGGCCACTGCCCTGCGTCCAAAGAAGGCAAAATCTAATCGGAAGGAG GCGCAGTACTTCTCCGATGCCAAGAGGATCCGTGCCATTGGCGGAAAAGGTGGCGACGGTTGCGTGTCCTTCCTGCAGCTGTGGTGCAATGAGCGAGCAGGTCCGGATGGCGGAGACGGTGGCCACGGCGGCCATGTGGTGTTCCAGGCCTCCAACGATGTGCGAAACTTCAACCACGTGGGCAGTGTCCTGAAGGCCGAGGAAGGAGAGAGTGGCAGCTCTAAGGATTGCCATGGCAAGAACGCCAAGCACACCGTGATCAAGGTGCCCATCGGCACCGTCATCAGGAATGCCCAGGGTCTTATTGTCGGTGATCTGGGGCAGGCGGACCTCATGTTTGTGGCCGCCCGAGGCGGAGCCGGCGGCAAGGGCAACCGCTTCTTCACCACGGACAAGGAGACTAGCCCCAAGGTCTGCGAGTACGGGCCCAGTGGCGAGGATCTCTCGTACACCCTGGAGCTGCGCAGCATGGCGGATGTGGGCCTGATTGGCTATCCAAACGCGGGCAAAAGCACCCTGCTGAATGCCCTAACTCGAGCCAAACCAAAGGTGGCCCCCTATGCCTTCACCACGCTGCGTCCTCACTTGGGCACCGTGCAGTACGATGACCACGTCCAGCTCACCATTGCCGACCTGCCCGGACTCGTGCCCGATGCCCATCTCAACAAGGGCCTGGGCATTCAGTTCCTCAAGCACGCCGAGCGCTGCACCCTGCTGCTCTTCGTGCTGGACGCCAGTGCCCCGGAGCCCTGGACACACTACGAGCAGCTGATGCACGAGCTGCGCCAGTTTGGAGGACGCCTGGCGAGTCGCCCGCAATTGGTGGTGGCCAACAAACTGGACGTGGAAGAGGGCCAAGGCAACTTTGAGGAGCTGCAGCGGAGGTTACAGAATCCCGTGCTCGGCATCAGCGCCAAGATGGGTCACAACCTGGGACAACTCCTAAATAGCATACGCAGAGGATACGACCGCCACAAAAACCTGGCCCAGGACTCCAGTTAA
- the LOC108036124 gene encoding serine/threonine-protein phosphatase PP2A 65 kDa regulatory subunit isoform X2, protein MAASDKSVDDSLYPIAVLIDELKNEDVQLRLNSIKKLSTIALALGEERTRSELIPFLTETIYDEDEVLLALADQLGNFTSLVGGPEFAMYLIPPLESLATVEETVVRDKAVESLRTVAAEHSAQDLEIHVVPTLQRLVSGDWFTSRTSACGLFSVCYPRVTQPVKAELRANFRKLCQDETPMVRRAAANKLGEFAKVVETEYLKSDLIPNFVQLAQDDQDSVRLLAVEACVSIAQLLPQDDVEHLVLPTLRQCASDSSWRVRYMVAEKFVDLQKAVGPEITRVDLVPAFQYLLKDAEAEVRAAVATKVKDFCANLDKVNQVQIILSSILPYVRDLVSDPNPHVKSALASVIMGLSPMLGAYQTVEQLLPLFLIQLKDECPEVRLNIISNLDCVNDVIGIQQLSQSLLPAIVELAEDSKWRVRLAIIEYMPALAGQLGQEFFDQKLRGLCMGWLNDHVYAIREAATLNMKKLVEQFGAPWAEQAIIPMILVMSRNKNYLHRMTCLFCLNVLAEVCGTDITTKLLLPTVLLLAADPVANVRFNVAKTLQKISPFLEASVIDAQVKPTLDKLNADTDVDVKHFAAQAIAGIAAA, encoded by the exons ATGGCAGCGAGCGACAAATCGGTCGACGATTCCCTGTACCCCATTGCGGTTCTGATCGACGAGCTGAAGAACGAGGATGTCCAG CTTCGATTGAACTCCATCAAGAAGCTGTCGACCATCGCCCTGGCTTTGGGCGAAGAGCGCACACGGTCCGAGTTGATTCCCTTCCTCACTGAGACCATATACGATGAGGATGAGGTGCTGCTGGCCCTGGCCGATCAACTGGGCAACTTTACAA GTCTCGTTGGCGGACCTGAGTTTGCCATGTACTTGATCCCGCCCCTAGAGAGTCTGGCCACCGTGGAGGAGACTGTGGTGCGGGACAAGGCCGTAGAATCTCTGCGCACCGTGGCCGCTGAGCACAGTGCCCAGGATCTGGAGATCCATGTGGTGCCGACGCTGCAGCGCCTGGTTTCCGGCGACTGGTTCACCTCGCGCACCTCCGCCTGCGGACTCTTCTCGGTCTGCTATCCACGGGTCACACAGCCGGTGAAGGCCGAGCTGCGCGCCAACTTCCGCAAGCTGTGCCAGGACGAGACACCCATGGTGCGTCGCGCAGCAGCCAACAAGCTGGGCGAGTTCGCCAAGGTCGTGGAGACCGAATACCTCAAGTCCGACTTGATTCCGAACTTTGTGCAGCTGGCACAGGATGATCAG GACTCTGTTCGCCTGCTGGCTGTGGAGGCTTGCGTCAGCATTGCCCAGCTGCTGCCCCAGGATGATGTGGAGCAC CTGGTTCTGCCCACGCTGCGCCAGTGCGCCAGCGACTCCTCGTGGAGGGTGCGATACATGGTGGCCGAGAAGTTCGTGGACCTGCAGAAGGCAGTGGGACCGGAGATTACTAGGGTCGATTTGGTTCCCGCCTTCCAGTACTTGCTCAAGGACGCCGAGGCCGAGGTTCGCGCTGCGGTGGCCACCAAGGTGAAGGACTTCTGTGCCAACCTGGACAAGGTCAACCAGGTGCAAATCATCCTAAGCTCCATTTTGCCGTATGTGCGCGATCTTGTCTCGGATCCCAATCCACATGTGAAGTCAGCTCTGGCTTCTGTGATCATGGGTTTGAGTCCGATGCTGGGCGCCTATCAGACGGTGGAACAGTTGCTGCCCCTGTTCCTCATCCAGCTCAAGGATGAGTGCCCGGAAGTCCGTCTGAACATCATCTCGAACCTGGACTGCGTGAACGACGTCATCGGCATTCAGCAGCTATCACAGTCGCTCCTGCCCGCCATCGTCGAGCTGGCCGAGGATTCCAAGTGGCGCGTGCGTCTGGCCATCATCGAGTACATGCCCGCTCTGGCCGGCCAGTTGGGTCAGGAGTTCTTCGACCAAAAGCTGCGCGGTCTCTGCATGGGCTGGCTCAACGACCATGTGTACGCCATTCGTGAGGCAGCCACCCTCAACATGAAGAAACTGGTTGAGCAGTTCGGAGCCCCCTGGGCCGAGCAGGCCATCATTCCCATGATTCTGGTTATGTCGCGCAACAAGAACTATTTGCACA GAATGACCTGCTTGTTCTGTCTGAACGTTTTGGCAGAGGTCTGCGGCACAGACATTACCACCAAGCTGCTGCTCCCCACAGTCCTCCTGCTGGCCGCCGATCCCGTGGCCAATGTGCGCTTCAATGTGGCAAAGACCCTGCAGAAGATCTCGCCCTTCCTGGAGGCCAGCGTCATCGACGCCCAAGTGAAGCCCACACTCGACAAACTGAATGCGGACACGGATGTGGACGTCAAGCATTTTGCTGCACAGGCCATTGCCGGCATAGCAGCAG CGTAA
- the LOC108036061 gene encoding COP9 signalosome complex subunit 8, giving the protein MHLNKYSELQQRLENEEFEQFELAADVYQQLLAIYLYQNKLADAKLLWMRIPNKLKEDKELIQLNLLNLALQNNNYADFFKNIKYEWSERVKLPVEDLLIKQREELFKLMGSAYVSIYQHNLLELSLMSEEELKNACAALNWTEELDGDRVILKPKPQEAPPSRGNDDQLLKLTEFVTFLEN; this is encoded by the exons atgcatttaaataaatatagtgaGCTGCAGCAGCGTCTGGAGAACGAGGAGTTCGAG CAATTCGAGTTGGCAGCGGATGTCTACCAGCAGTTACTGGCAATTTATCTCTACCAAAACAAACT TGCCGATGCCAAGCTGCTGTGGATGAGAATTCCGAACAAATTGAAGGAGGACAAAGAACTGATTCAGCTGAACCTGCTCAACCTGGCCCTGCAGAACAATAACTATGCCGATTTCTTCAAGAACATCAAGTACGAGTGGTCTGAAAGAGTTAAGTTACCCGTGGAGGATCTCTTAA TCAAACAACGCGAGGAGCTGTTCAAACTGATGGGCAGCGCCTATGTGTCCATCTACCAGCATAACCTGCTGGAGCTGTCGCTAATGTCGGAGGAGGAGCTGAAGAACGCCTGTGCTGCCTTAAACTGGACCGAGGAACTGGACGGCGACCGGGTCATCCTGAAGCCCAAGCCCCAGGAGGCGCCGCCCAGCCGCGGAAACGATGATCAGTTGCTCAAGCTGACCGAGTTCGTAACCTTCCTAGAGAACTAA
- the LOC108036048 gene encoding 40S ribosomal protein S13, producing MGRMHAPGKGISQSALPYRRTVPSWLKLNAEDVKDQIKKLGKKGLTPSKIGIILRDSHGVAQVRFVNGNKILRIMKSVGLKPDIPEDLYHMIKKAVAIRKHLERNRKDKDGKFRLILVESRIHRLARYYKTKSVLPPNWKYESSTASALVA from the exons ATGGGTCGTATGCACGCTCCTGG CAAGGGTATTTCCCAATCAGCCCTCCCCTACAGACGCACTGTCCCATCCTGGCTGAAACTGAACGCCGAGGATGTCAAGGACCAGATCAAGAAGCTGGGCAAGAAGGGTCTGACGCCCTCCAAGATCG GTATCATCCTGCGTGACTCGCACGGAGTGGCCCAGGTGCGTTTCGTCAACGGAAACAAGATCCTGCGCATCATGAAGTCGGTGGGCCTGAAGCCCGACATTCCCGAGGATCTGTACCACATGATCAAGAAGGCCGTCGCCATCCGCAAGCATTTGGAGCGCAACCGCAAGGACAAGGACGGCAAGTTCCGTCTGATTCTGGTCGAGTCCAGGATCCACCGCCTGGCCCGCTACTACAAGACCAAGAGCGTCCTGCCCCCCAACTGGAAATACGAGTCGAGCACCGCCTCCGCCTTGGTGGCCTAA
- the LOC108036124 gene encoding serine/threonine-protein phosphatase PP2A 65 kDa regulatory subunit isoform X1 → MAASDKSVDDSLYPIAVLIDELKNEDVQLRLNSIKKLSTIALALGEERTRSELIPFLTETIYDEDEVLLALADQLGNFTSLVGGPEFAMYLIPPLESLATVEETVVRDKAVESLRTVAAEHSAQDLEIHVVPTLQRLVSGDWFTSRTSACGLFSVCYPRVTQPVKAELRANFRKLCQDETPMVRRAAANKLGEFAKVVETEYLKSDLIPNFVQLAQDDQDSVRLLAVEACVSIAQLLPQDDVEHLVLPTLRQCASDSSWRVRYMVAEKFVDLQKAVGPEITRVDLVPAFQYLLKDAEAEVRAAVATKVKDFCANLDKVNQVQIILSSILPYVRDLVSDPNPHVKSALASVIMGLSPMLGAYQTVEQLLPLFLIQLKDECPEVRLNIISNLDCVNDVIGIQQLSQSLLPAIVELAEDSKWRVRLAIIEYMPALAGQLGQEFFDQKLRGLCMGWLNDHVYAIREAATLNMKKLVEQFGAPWAEQAIIPMILVMSRNKNYLHRMTCLFCLNVLAEVCGTDITTKLLLPTVLLLAADPVANVRFNVAKTLQKISPFLEASVIDAQVKPTLDKLNADTDVDVKHFAAQAIAGIAAEMELNVFRTAVPPCMGAKLEAAMNSKLIVEPPPQPAADDGVLQEMNGQAAAAAAAVEPPQADSEC, encoded by the exons ATGGCAGCGAGCGACAAATCGGTCGACGATTCCCTGTACCCCATTGCGGTTCTGATCGACGAGCTGAAGAACGAGGATGTCCAG CTTCGATTGAACTCCATCAAGAAGCTGTCGACCATCGCCCTGGCTTTGGGCGAAGAGCGCACACGGTCCGAGTTGATTCCCTTCCTCACTGAGACCATATACGATGAGGATGAGGTGCTGCTGGCCCTGGCCGATCAACTGGGCAACTTTACAA GTCTCGTTGGCGGACCTGAGTTTGCCATGTACTTGATCCCGCCCCTAGAGAGTCTGGCCACCGTGGAGGAGACTGTGGTGCGGGACAAGGCCGTAGAATCTCTGCGCACCGTGGCCGCTGAGCACAGTGCCCAGGATCTGGAGATCCATGTGGTGCCGACGCTGCAGCGCCTGGTTTCCGGCGACTGGTTCACCTCGCGCACCTCCGCCTGCGGACTCTTCTCGGTCTGCTATCCACGGGTCACACAGCCGGTGAAGGCCGAGCTGCGCGCCAACTTCCGCAAGCTGTGCCAGGACGAGACACCCATGGTGCGTCGCGCAGCAGCCAACAAGCTGGGCGAGTTCGCCAAGGTCGTGGAGACCGAATACCTCAAGTCCGACTTGATTCCGAACTTTGTGCAGCTGGCACAGGATGATCAG GACTCTGTTCGCCTGCTGGCTGTGGAGGCTTGCGTCAGCATTGCCCAGCTGCTGCCCCAGGATGATGTGGAGCAC CTGGTTCTGCCCACGCTGCGCCAGTGCGCCAGCGACTCCTCGTGGAGGGTGCGATACATGGTGGCCGAGAAGTTCGTGGACCTGCAGAAGGCAGTGGGACCGGAGATTACTAGGGTCGATTTGGTTCCCGCCTTCCAGTACTTGCTCAAGGACGCCGAGGCCGAGGTTCGCGCTGCGGTGGCCACCAAGGTGAAGGACTTCTGTGCCAACCTGGACAAGGTCAACCAGGTGCAAATCATCCTAAGCTCCATTTTGCCGTATGTGCGCGATCTTGTCTCGGATCCCAATCCACATGTGAAGTCAGCTCTGGCTTCTGTGATCATGGGTTTGAGTCCGATGCTGGGCGCCTATCAGACGGTGGAACAGTTGCTGCCCCTGTTCCTCATCCAGCTCAAGGATGAGTGCCCGGAAGTCCGTCTGAACATCATCTCGAACCTGGACTGCGTGAACGACGTCATCGGCATTCAGCAGCTATCACAGTCGCTCCTGCCCGCCATCGTCGAGCTGGCCGAGGATTCCAAGTGGCGCGTGCGTCTGGCCATCATCGAGTACATGCCCGCTCTGGCCGGCCAGTTGGGTCAGGAGTTCTTCGACCAAAAGCTGCGCGGTCTCTGCATGGGCTGGCTCAACGACCATGTGTACGCCATTCGTGAGGCAGCCACCCTCAACATGAAGAAACTGGTTGAGCAGTTCGGAGCCCCCTGGGCCGAGCAGGCCATCATTCCCATGATTCTGGTTATGTCGCGCAACAAGAACTATTTGCACA GAATGACCTGCTTGTTCTGTCTGAACGTTTTGGCAGAGGTCTGCGGCACAGACATTACCACCAAGCTGCTGCTCCCCACAGTCCTCCTGCTGGCCGCCGATCCCGTGGCCAATGTGCGCTTCAATGTGGCAAAGACCCTGCAGAAGATCTCGCCCTTCCTGGAGGCCAGCGTCATCGACGCCCAAGTGAAGCCCACACTCGACAAACTGAATGCGGACACGGATGTGGACGTCAAGCATTTTGCTGCACAGGCCATTGCCGGCATAGCAGCAG AAATGGAACTGAATGTGTTTAGAACGGCGGTGCCGCCCTGCATGGGTGCCAAGCTTGAGGCCGCCATGAACTCGAAGCTGATCGTGGAACCGCCGCCACAGCCGGCGGCTGACGATGGTGTTCTGCAGGAGATGAACGGCcaggcagcagcggcggcggcggcagtggAGCCGCCCCAGGCTGACTCCGAATGTTAG
- the LOC108036154 gene encoding inactive pancreatic lipase-related protein 1 has protein sequence MHKAIKNKSRLLCGLKNSKADLTTAKFILYYGPTVADSDIYDLTDFQSLLEDEHLDLGKNTVLYLHGYLEDPDVESIHVIAEAYLERKDTNLIVLDWGELADGNYMFDAFPNLKQLGPELAKVLIQMFDHGLDIDKFHIVGHSMGGQLAGLVGREIIKRTKGVRKLKRISALDPAFPLFYPGSHLSASDAEFVDVIHTDAWLYGAPTSTGTADFWPNGGGSLQPGCPKRNYKMLSDNDLSSHRRSWWFWAESVSDRYPIGFDAVPAKKWSDFKQNKTSETCPPVVMGHHCPRTIHGDFYLQTNGQTPFARGKEGTVYVDPKDLLGNTHSNTCDCPPPHTN, from the exons ATGCACAAGgccattaaaaacaaatcca GGTTGCTCTGCGGCCTCAAGAACTCCAAGGCAGATCTGACGACGGCAAAGTTTATTCTTTACTACGG ACCCACGGTAGCTGATAGCGATATCTATGACCTAACCGATTTCCAGAGTCTTTTGGAGGATGAGCACCTGGACTTGGGCAAGAACACCGTTCTCTATTTGCATGGCTACCTGGAGGATCCGGATGTGGAGAGCATTCACGTCATAGCCGAGGCCTATCTGGAGCGAAAGGACACCAACCTCATCGTCCTGGACTGGGGCGAACTCGCCGATGGCAACTACATGTTCGATGCCTTCCCCAACCTCAAGCAATTGGGCCCTGAGCTGGCCAAGGTCCTGATTCAAATGTTCGACCACGGGCTGGATATTGACAAGTTCCACATCGTGGGTCATTCGATGGGTGGCCAACTGGCCGGACTCGTCGGCCGCGAAATTATTAAGCGCACCAAGGGCGTTCGAAAGCTGAAGAG aatTTCCGCCTTGGATCCTGCCTTTCCACTCTTCTATCCGGGCTCCCACCTGTCCGCCAGCGATGCGGAGTTCGTGGACGTGATACACACGGATGCCTGGCTATATGGAGCTCCGACAAGCACCGGCACGGCGGACTTCTGGCCCAACGGCGGAGGCAGTCTGCAGCCCGGCTGTCCCAAGCGGAACTACAAGATGCTCAGCGACAACGACCTGTCCAGCCATCGGCGAAGCTGGTGGTTCTGGGCGGAGAGTGTCTCCGATCGGTATCCCATTGGATTCGACGCTGTGCCCGCTAAGAAATGGTCGGACtttaagcaaaacaaaacttcGGAGACATGCCCGCCGGTGGTGATGGGCCACCATTGCCCCAGGAC AATACATGGCGACTTTTACTTACAAACCAACGGACAAACACCTTTTGCTCGAGGCAAAGAGGGCACCGTGTACGTTGACCCCAAGGATCTGCTTGGCAATACCCACAGCAACACCTGTGATTGCCCGCCGCCGCATACGAATTAA
- the LOC108036149 gene encoding WD repeat-containing protein 82, which produces MKIKLIDPVVRSFKVAKIFRENTDKINAIDFAPNGEHLISCSEDDQIVIYDCEKGTQSRTVNSKKYGVDLIHFTHANNTAIHSSTKVDDTIRYLSLHDNKYLRYFPGHTKKVISLCISPVEDTFLSGSLDKTLRLWDLRSPNCQGLMHLSGRPIAAYDPEGLIFAAGVNSESIKLYDLRSFDKGPFVTFKLNQEKECDWTGLKFSRDGKTILISTNGSVIRLVDAFHGTPLQTFTGYPNNKGIAIEASFSPDSQFIFSGSTDGRVHIWNADTGNKVSVLNGDHPGPVQCIQFNPKYMMLASACTNMAFWLPTSEEGL; this is translated from the coding sequence ATGAAGATTAAACTAATTGATCCCGTGGTGCGCAGCTTCAAGGTGGCCAAGATCTTCCGGGAGAACACGGACAAGATCAACGCCATCGACTTTGCGCCCAACGGCGAGCACCTCATCTCGTGCAGCGAGGACGACCAGATCGTGATCTACGACTGCGAAAAGGGGACGCAGTCGCGCACGGTGAACTCCAAGAAGTACGGCGTCGACCTGATCCACTTCACGCACGCGAACAACACGGCCATCCACAGCTCCACCAAGGTGGACGACACCATCCGCTACCTGAGCCTGCACGACAACAAGTATCTGCGCTACTTCCCCGGCCACACCAAGAAGGTAATCTCGCTGTGCATCTCGCCTGTAGAAGACACCTTCCTCTCCGGCTCCCTGGACAAGACATTGCGCCTGTGGGACCTGCGCTCGCCCAACTGCCAGGGACTGATGCACCTCTCCGGCCGACCCATCGCCGCCTATGATCCCGAGGGTCTGATCTTCGCCGCCGGCGTCAATTCGGAGAGCATCAAGCTGTACGACCTGCGATCCTTTGACAAGGGTCCCTTCGTCACCTTCAAACTCAACCAGGAGAAGGAGTGCGACTGGACGGGCCTGAAATTTTCGCGAGATGGCAAAACCATCTTAATCAGCACAAATGGATCGGTCATCCGACTTGTCGACGCCTTCCACGGCACTCCGCTGCAGACGTTCACCGGCTATCCGAACAACAAGGGCATCGCCATTGAGGCCAGCTTCAGCCCGGACTCGCAGTTCATCTTCTCGGGCAGCACCGATGGACGCGTACACATCTGGAACGCGGATACGGGCAACAAGGTCTCTGTGCTGAATGGCGACCATCCGGGGCCGGTGCAATGCATCCAGTTCAATCCCAAGTACATGATGTTGGCCTCCGCATGCACCAACATGGCTTTCTGGCTTCCCACATCCGAGGAGGGATTGTAG